A window of Vigna unguiculata cultivar IT97K-499-35 chromosome 4, ASM411807v1, whole genome shotgun sequence contains these coding sequences:
- the LOC114181503 gene encoding transcription factor MYB30-like gives MGRPPCCDKGVKKGPWTPEEDIILVSYIQDHGPGNWKAVPTNTGLSRCSKSCRLRWTNYLRPGIKRGNFTEQEEKIIIHLQALLGNRWAAIAAYLPQRTDNDIKNYWNTYLKKKLNKLEASGSEGSMGHVGVSVSQSMSRGQWERRLQTDIHMAKKALSEALSPKKTCSSSTFLAELNSNISNDNSTTKPAQSISYASSADNIARLLKGWMKNTPKRANTQNSFVNNLAGAGADTASSEGTTTKGSTSTNNSLELSETFESLFGYESLESSNSEFSPSLSPEGTLFQDESKPDITAIDMPFSLLEKWLLDDSGVQEKLGF, from the exons ATGGGAAGGCCACCTTGTTGTGATAAAGGTGTGAAGAAAGGGCCTTGGACTCCTGAAGAAGATATCATTTTGGTGTCTTACATACAGGACCATGGTCCTGGAAATTGGAAAGCTGTTCCCACCAATACTG GGTTGTCAAGGTGCAGCAAGAGTTGTAGACTTAGATGGACTAATTATCTGAGGCCAGGGATCAAAAGGGGTAACTTCACTGAACAGGAGGAGAAGATTATAATCCATCTTCAAGCACTTTTAGGGAACAg ATGGGCTGCTATAGCTGCATACCTACCACAAAGAACAGATAATGACATCAAAAACTACTGGAACACATATCTGAAGAAAAAGCTGAACAAATTGGAAGCAAGTGGTTCTGAAGGAAGCATGGGGCATGTTGGGGTTTCAGTTTCTCAGTCAATGTCCAGAGGGCAGTGGGAAAGAAGGCTTCAAACGGATATTCACATGGCCAAGAAAGCTCTCAGTGAAGCTCTTTCACCGAAGAAAACATGTTCTAGTTCTACCTTTTTGGCTGAGTTAAACTCAAACATTTCCAATGATAACAGCACCACAAAACCAGCACAATCCATAAGCTATGCCTCGAGTGCTGACAACATAGCTCGTTTGTTGAAGGGGTGGATGAAGAACACACCAAAGCGTGCTAATACTCAAAACTCCTTCGTCAACAACTTGGCTGGTGCAGGAGCTGACACTGCTTCCAGTGAAGGAACAACAACAAAGGGAAGCACAAGCACAAATAATTCTTTGGAGTTGTCTGAGACTTTTGAGAGCTTGTTTGGTTATGAGTCTTTGGAGTCTTCAAATTCTGAGTTTTCGCCATCTCTTTCTCCTGAGGGAACTCTCTTCCAAGATGAGAGCAAGCCTGATATTACTGCCATAGACATGCCTTTCTCTTTGCTTGAGAAATGGCTTCTGGATGATTCTGGTGTTCAAGAGAAACTTGGCTTCTAG